In Planctobacterium marinum, the DNA window ATGTGCAACATTGTTTAGCTAACAGTGACATTATTATCTGTCTCAGCCAAAATGCGGTTAAGCAGTTGTATTATTATCAGGGGCAGCTGAACCATCAGGCAGAGGTGTGGGCAGTGGGTAAACAAACGGCCAATAAACTAGCCTGTTATCTCGGTGAGGTTAACTCGCCAGCACTTGAGACCAGTGAAGGCTTGTGGCAGTGCTTGCGAGAGAAGATTAGTAGCGGAACCCGCATTACCTTTATCAAAGGGGCAGGCGGGCGCGATAGTTTGATGAATTACCTAACTCAGAAAGGGGCTCGTTTAACGCAATTAAATCTCTATCAGAGACTGGAAAATACCAGCCAGCGAGCACAAATACTAAAATCAATAGAGGTGAATCAGGCGAATACTGCTATCATCGGAAGTAAAGATTTATTGGACATCGCAATAACATGGTGGCCTGATAGCTTGCCTCTGAAACAGATAATAGTGCCCAGTGAAAGAGTCGCGCTGCGTGCTCAGCAGTTAGGGCTGAACCGAGTAACCGTGGCCGAAGGGGCTACAGCAGATCGTTATCTTGCGGTATTGCAGGACAGGAAAAGTGCATGACTGATGCAAAACATAATAATGATACGTCTGAATCAAAGGACGACAAACCACAAGCCAAAGCCGCAGATAAAGTTGAGGCTTCTGCCGCCACTGATACAGAGCACAGCGCCAGTTCCGTTGGCAGTAGTGTGCATCGCAAGTCTCAGCGAAAACTGAATCGTACCCAGAAAATTGAACCAACCAAAACCAAACGTCGCACTAATCCCTTGATTGGTTTTTTAGTGGGACTCAACACGGTTATTATGCTTGCCGCCATTGCTGCGGGATTTTGGGGTTGGCATTATTGGCAAGGGTGGCAAGAGCAGCAGTTAGTTAAGCATACAGAACAGGAGCAAGCGCTAACTCAGTCGTTGAATACACAGTTAGATAATTTAGCACGCAATTTACAAATAGAATTGAGTCAGAGAATCTCCACTATCAAGGAGTCTGAGCAACGACTCAACAGTGAGTTTCGCCAATTACAGGAAGAAGTGACGCAACAATTAACTGGTGCAGAGCAAGACCTGGATATGGCTGAAGTGGCTTACCTGGTGCGCATGGCAGCGCGCAAATTGAATGTGGAAAAGCAGGTGAATAGCGCCATTCATCTGTTGCAAGAAGCTGATAAGCAACTTGCCCAGCAAGAAGACTTGAATAATACATCTCTCAGGGAGCGTATCGCGCAAGACATCCGCAACCTCAGGGAATTCCGTCCGCATGATAGATTCGACAAGGCGTTTTTAATTGGTGGCATGCTCGATAAAGTGCCCGCGTTAAAATTTCCTGCACCAGAGCAGTATTTTTCTTCACAGAGTAATGAACCCTCGAGTGATCCTGCTGATTGGTGGCAGAATTTGAAAACCCTTTGGCACAACTTGGTGGATGACTTCCTTACGGTTGAAAAGCTGGAAAACCCGATTACACCTTATCTCAATCAGCAGGAGCAACTGTTGACACGCAACGCGCTTAGCTATGATTTGCTCGCCATGAGACACGCCTTATTAGAGGCTGACGAAGCGCTCTTCAAACAGCTGGTGGAACAGTCGTACTCCCGGATGGCACAATTTGAGCAGAGTGATATCTCAACACAGCTAATGCAGAAAGATCTTGAGCAATTGATGCAGATGACG includes these proteins:
- a CDS encoding uroporphyrinogen-III synthase gives rise to the protein MSQSVLVIKAQVNAEFAEQFNRAGFSLIVAPVMTIHPLFYPPAYVQHCLANSDIIICLSQNAVKQLYYYQGQLNHQAEVWAVGKQTANKLACYLGEVNSPALETSEGLWQCLREKISSGTRITFIKGAGGRDSLMNYLTQKGARLTQLNLYQRLENTSQRAQILKSIEVNQANTAIIGSKDLLDIAITWWPDSLPLKQIIVPSERVALRAQQLGLNRVTVAEGATADRYLAVLQDRKSA
- a CDS encoding uroporphyrinogen-III C-methyltransferase codes for the protein MTDAKHNNDTSESKDDKPQAKAADKVEASAATDTEHSASSVGSSVHRKSQRKLNRTQKIEPTKTKRRTNPLIGFLVGLNTVIMLAAIAAGFWGWHYWQGWQEQQLVKHTEQEQALTQSLNTQLDNLARNLQIELSQRISTIKESEQRLNSEFRQLQEEVTQQLTGAEQDLDMAEVAYLVRMAARKLNVEKQVNSAIHLLQEADKQLAQQEDLNNTSLRERIAQDIRNLREFRPHDRFDKAFLIGGMLDKVPALKFPAPEQYFSSQSNEPSSDPADWWQNLKTLWHNLVDDFLTVEKLENPITPYLNQQEQLLTRNALSYDLLAMRHALLEADEALFKQLVEQSYSRMAQFEQSDISTQLMQKDLEQLMQMTFPKNGEMKLVSLEYLVNSGAGQ